In Sesamum indicum cultivar Zhongzhi No. 13 linkage group LG1, S_indicum_v1.0, whole genome shotgun sequence, the sequence TTCCCTGCTAACTGGAGAGCGCGAGGGTGACACTGTTGGAGAAGACAATATTTGGTCTTCTCCGTGTAAATCCTGGACAAATTCAACATGAGTAAGAAACATGGTAAGAAAACTCCAAGAAGGAAACACCAAAACAGAGAAGCACGGAGTATGAAACCATTGCCATCATCACTCCACATGAGCAGAAGGCTGAATGCCCCTAAGGTACTGGGTTACAATTTCCTATGATGTAACAAGAATGAATGACGGAAAAATTACCGATTTGAAGCATGGGGATGCCTTTAGGAATTCAGCAACATTTTCTTCATTGTCTAGTTCTCTAGTATATCCTTTCTGGAGATCTCCATTGATTGAACTATTAGATGATTTAGAGGAAATATTAATGATCTTTTCCTCTTCCTGGGGGCTTGATTCAGTTGTTTCTTCAATCTCCGCAGCTTTTGAAGATGAACTCTTATCTGTTGGTTAAAAAACAAGTTTCTTTTAGTGTTATCAAATAGTTAGATGCCTTAACAATTAAATTACCTTTAGAGAGGGTGGTATCTACCTTCAGGAACTATAGTGTCTTGGTGGAAGGATTGAGTTTCTGAAGAACATTTCTCATCATCACTGTgtggaatattaaaattgCTACTCCAAGACCTTTCTTTGTCCTCGGAGCTGCTACTAGATATGCATGGTTGGCTCTCCAAATTTTGCCTTCTTGGACTTGGATGATTATGGTTTTCTTGAAAAACCCCACCCACATTATTCTTAACTATGCCACGTGGGGATAATCTCATCTGTGCAGTTACAAAGATATCATCTCCGAGTTTCCTAGGGCTGCGGCAAGGGGAACCATTATACTCGGGGAAAGAAAGTATCCTACCTAGGGATTTGGGCAACTGCCCTGTCATTGGCTCCACATTTTCTTCTCCACTCTTCAGCATCTCAGAGAGATGTTTTTTAGCCTCAATATAGATGTTAGATCCCCCAACTCTTGGATATTGGTAGGTTTCATTCACCATATCTGAACCTTTGCCTTTTGGCTTACCAACTGGTTCACCCTTCTTAAAGCTGGGGGAAGATTTATTGAATCTTTCAGTATAAAAATGGTTCCTATTTGGTGAACTCCAGCCAAAATTTTCTCCAATGCCACCTTTATCATTACTCCTGTTTTGCTGCTTAGGAGACAGTTGAAGGATAATTCTATCCGGAGAGATCCCTTGTCTCTCCTTTCCAATTGCATGCCttagttttcttttaatttcagtaAAAGAGAACTGGGACATACTTTTATCATTGTGCACTTTATTATCCATGGGTGACTGCAACGAAATGCTGCTAAAGGCACTATCAGTGTCAGGACTCTGTGCCCCTGCTGGCCCAGGCTTCAAGAGGACAATTTTATTCGGTGATTGGCAATCCCGGTCTGCTCCGGAGGGGTAGCACTCTAGAGACTTGCTTCTTCTTCTGAAAAAGTTTCTGTGTTTACGGCCACTAAGTTCATCAGATTTTATGTTTACTGGTATCTCTTCTGAGGAACTGGATGCAGGCAATGAACTAGGTGCTTGGTCTTTGTTTAACTGAGCATCCTCTAAATTTTGGATGTGCTTTGCCAGTACAGAGTTTGGATCCTGTAGTAGCTTCAAGAACAAGTCCTTGTTTAGACTTAACGTTTGCAGAGCATCCATGAACTCATTGGAGCAACAAGAATTCCCCTCTTCCCCAAAACGCTTACTCTTACTCAGCCTCTGTTCTATCAACTGTTCCACTGCtgcaattaatttttcttcaacaaCTGCAACAGCCTGGCCAGATGGTATATCAAGATCACCATGAAAATCATGCTTCAAGCAGTTCGTCTTTCTCTGATTAATCTTGACCAACTCTTCCATTATCTTTTCCAGATCAAGATTCTCTGAAGGCTTTTGCTCAGGAAAATGGTTAAACTTTTCAGGCATCAGGCATCCTGTGGCATCCAACTCAGAGACATCCATATCTGTAGACTTAATGCAACTTCTGTTTCTTctcttttgattctttttcatatgatttccattttttgaattgatttgCTCCAAACCCATTTCAGAATCATTTGGCTGGTTAGTTGAGCCTTGCTCTTTGACCATCTCTTCTTCCATTAGTTCCTTCACACTTGTTTTTGCAACATCAGCCACAGCCATCTTACTCTCTTCAGTAtcctaaaatataaagaaaactaATATAAGGGAAAAAACCGGTCAGATTAATGTCAGCAAGGATATTCCGCCAAAACGTACCACTATGTCTTCACATTTTTCAGTTGGAACTGGTACAATAGTTTGAGTACTTGGTTGTCCAGCACCTGAGAAGGTGGGGGTTAAATACCTCAATTTCAAAAACTTGGTTCTAAAAGATTCATTATGAACACTTGAATTAACAGTCTTCACATAAAGCCTTACCAACAGTTTGCTTGCCCACTCGCTTTCTATCTGCAAGCAAGCGTCTTGTGGATCGACCATGACGGAAGTCAAATATGCTAATTAAACCCCATATACAACCCGCCTGGTCTCTCTCATGCCGTGAAGGGCatctttgttttctctttgCCATAACAAGTTACTGCTAGGCTTCAATGATTCACGTTCATCTAATTATCCTCCTCTTAACGCAAGTTTAGCTTCAGCCACCAGGAAGGCTACtcacaaatcaaaacaaaattggaaAGAAAGAGGTGAGAGCATATCATAAGCACTTCTTGTGTACCTTCTCCATTCAGTATTCAAACACCAGCAACTTCTTGCCACTAAAATTTTCGTCAAATCAGGCAGAAGTTTGACCCAAAAATGTGAAACTGGATGGTTGAAAAGAACACCAAGAATTCTAATTAAAAGTTTGCACTTAGGAAccaatttacataaatatatcgTCCAGGCTTATAACTGATAAGTACATGCAATCTCCAAAATGTACATTTCATACGATCAGTAATCTATAGATATGATTGAGAGGTAATTCTGGAAGACAGAAAGAACAcagaaagagaagagaagggGGGATCAAATACCAGAAAATATAactgcaaaaaatatttagtttcCAGTGAAACATCAGAATCAAGATCTTACGTTATCTATGAGCTTAAAAATAAAGGGGAAAGAAAAAGTAGAGAATGGAAAAGGCAATTAAAAACCTGATAGTTACTTCAATATCCCTATTTGAGAAGTCAAaaactagaaaaataaataaataaacacaaCATTAGGATTATTACCTGAAACTTGATACAACATGCAGCCAAATATACTTCCTCAAGAATCCAGGAAAGAATGTTGTCCCAAGTCACTGTAGCCCTCTCTGTTTCGCAAGGAATCAACTTTTTGACTTTATTTGCTCTTACCAAACAAGCATCCAACGTGCTTAGGGCAATGGCAACTTGATTTTTCCCTTAAACGAAACAATTATCACCGGAAAGTTTGTTAAACCACAAGGAAAATTCAAACTCTTATTCTGGGATCTGTCAGCACCTTGAAAGATTGTTGATCAACCAACCTCGCCTTCAAATGTGCTGAGATATTCTTCAACAAGCTTTAGTTCTCAGTACTTAAAGTCACAGTCCCTCAATTATATCTTCACCAGATtcataaaagataaaactACAAGACCCTTTCAGGTAAAACCTTGCGAACCCACATGGAAAATAGCAATCAAGATTGAAAATTTccaccccccctcccccccaaaaaaacaatcaaaatcaagaaaaccccagaaaatattttctgaaaaatgagGCTTCCTTCAGCCTCCCTCTAACAGAACACAAGTTCTCAAGAACAAAAATCCAATCTTTGACAGGTATTTACAAGCACTCAACACACGCAAAACAAAGGAAAggtaaaagaaagaagaaaactgaAGCTTTATTGCTCCGGTGGAAGAGTATCCAATTCCAAACCGACCAAAAAGAAAGAGACCCACAGGGTAAAATCAACAGCCCAC encodes:
- the LOC105172605 gene encoding uncharacterized protein LOC105172605, with amino-acid sequence MAKRKQRCPSRHERDQAGCIWGLISIFDFRHGRSTRRLLADRKRVGKQTVGAGQPSTQTIVPVPTEKCEDIVDTEESKMAVADVAKTSVKELMEEEMVKEQGSTNQPNDSEMGLEQINSKNGNHMKKNQKRRNRSCIKSTDMDVSELDATGCLMPEKFNHFPEQKPSENLDLEKIMEELVKINQRKTNCLKHDFHGDLDIPSGQAVAVVEEKLIAAVEQLIEQRLSKSKRFGEEGNSCCSNEFMDALQTLSLNKDLFLKLLQDPNSVLAKHIQNLEDAQLNKDQAPSSLPASSSSEEIPVNIKSDELSGRKHRNFFRRRSKSLECYPSGADRDCQSPNKIVLLKPGPAGAQSPDTDSAFSSISLQSPMDNKVHNDKSMSQFSFTEIKRKLRHAIGKERQGISPDRIILQLSPKQQNRSNDKGGIGENFGWSSPNRNHFYTERFNKSSPSFKKGEPVGKPKGKGSDMVNETYQYPRVGGSNIYIEAKKHLSEMLKSGEENVEPMTGQLPKSLGRILSFPEYNGSPCRSPRKLGDDIFVTAQMRLSPRGIVKNNVGGVFQENHNHPSPRRQNLESQPCISSSSSEDKERSWSSNFNIPHSDDEKCSSETQSFHQDTIVPEDKSSSSKAAEIEETTESSPQEEEKIINISSKSSNSSINGDLQKGYTRELDNEENVAEFLKASPCFKSDLHGEDQILSSPTVSPSRSPVSREVQDSDSIIDKMERPSPISVLEPLFTDDDISPGSSVSRPVQNEIEPRHFHFEEQSSSANDQGICLRISLEDEESAFEYVEAVLLGSGLNWDEFLLRWLSLDEILDSSLFDEVELFSSRPRHDQKLLFDSANEALKEVCESYFGCFTGISHVNWNTRPVPKGMDLIQEIWRLVEMHLSQCQQPHSLDQLVKRDLARSGKWMNLQSDIELIGLEIEETIFNELVDTVLDFAGDASECEFGALQAESKAIEETSL